The following proteins come from a genomic window of Candidatus Binataceae bacterium:
- a CDS encoding zinc ribbon domain-containing protein, translating into MLYLAAVLIVASVALFVAAPLGGGLLATRRAGRDAAEAERLEHERGLAMQGLRELEFDREMGKLSETDYAGLREALMARALAASAALERLRAPDAAPARPRLVKTVAAAPPAAARIRFCPQCGVEVAAGSFCSECGAPLSVAARSVARAER; encoded by the coding sequence GTGCTCTACCTGGCCGCGGTGCTGATCGTCGCGAGCGTGGCACTGTTCGTCGCCGCGCCGCTCGGTGGCGGATTGCTCGCGACGCGGCGCGCCGGACGCGATGCGGCCGAGGCCGAGCGGCTCGAGCATGAGCGAGGGCTCGCGATGCAGGGATTGCGCGAGCTGGAGTTCGATCGCGAGATGGGCAAGCTCTCCGAGACCGATTACGCCGGGTTGCGTGAAGCCCTGATGGCGCGGGCGCTCGCCGCGAGCGCCGCGCTGGAGCGTCTGCGCGCGCCCGATGCGGCTCCGGCGCGTCCGCGGTTGGTCAAAACCGTCGCGGCGGCGCCCCCCGCCGCCGCGCGTATTCGATTCTGCCCGCAGTGCGGCGTCGAGGTTGCGGCAGGGAGTTTCTGCAGCGAATGCGGCGCGCCGCTTTCCGTCGCGGCGCGCTCCGTTGCGCGGGCCGAGCGATGA
- a CDS encoding cytochrome c-type biogenesis protein CcmH — MNARGREFSAPAMAAVLAAILIASLMAPIRPAHAAAATRQEIAEGLTCQCGCGLTVANCNHPNCSFSVPMRERIDTMLAHGMGRAEIIGYFRKQYGEKILSAPTTQGFNLLAWTMPFVALMMGGGLVVLMMGRWRGRASAAPESQQSGSRQSSGGSGAGDSEPSSKAASALRERLERELRERL, encoded by the coding sequence ATGAATGCCAGGGGACGGGAATTCTCGGCGCCAGCGATGGCCGCGGTGCTCGCCGCAATCCTGATCGCTTCGCTGATGGCGCCGATACGCCCGGCGCACGCGGCCGCCGCGACCCGCCAGGAGATCGCGGAGGGACTTACCTGCCAATGCGGATGCGGCCTGACGGTCGCCAACTGCAATCATCCGAACTGCAGCTTCTCCGTGCCGATGCGCGAGCGGATCGACACGATGCTCGCGCACGGGATGGGCCGGGCCGAGATAATCGGCTACTTCCGCAAGCAGTATGGCGAGAAAATTCTCTCCGCTCCGACCACTCAGGGCTTCAACTTGCTCGCGTGGACGATGCCCTTCGTCGCGCTGATGATGGGCGGGGGCCTGGTGGTTCTGATGATGGGACGATGGCGCGGCAGAGCATCCGCGGCCCCCGAATCGCAGCAATCCGGATCGCGGCAATCCTCGGGCGGCTCCGGCGCAGGCGATTCCGAGCCGTCGAGCAAAGCCGCTTCGGCGCTCCGCGAACGCCTGGAACGCGAGCTGCGGGAGCGTCTCTAG